The DNA window TCTTGACGTCCTCGTCGTGGGGAAGGAAGTCGTAGTACGGGAAGTCGGTGCCGAGGAGGATCAGCAGATCGCACTCGTGGGTCGCCTCGTACGCCGCGCCGTAACCGAGCAGTCCGCTCATGCCGACGTCGTACGGATTGTCGTACTGGATCCACTGCTTCCCGCGCAGCGCGTGCCCCACGGGTGACTTGACGCGCTCCGCGAACTGCATGACCTGGGCGTGGGCGCCGGCCGTGCCGCTGCCGCAGAAGAGCGTGACGCGCTTGGCCTCGTCGATCATGCGGGTGAGCTTCTCCAGCTCCGCCTCGCCGGGCCGTACGGCGGGACGCGAGGTCACCAGCGCGTGCTCGCCCGCCCGTTCCGGTACCGGCTGGGACGCCACGTCGCCGGGCAGTGACACGACGCTGACGCCGCTGCGGCCGACGGCGTTCTGGATCGCTGTCTGGAGCACGCGCGGCATCTGCCGGGGGGTGGAAATGAGTTCGCAGTAGTGGCTGCACTCGCGGAACAGCTGGTCCGGATGGGTCTCCTGGAAGTACCCGAGGCCGATCTCGCTCGACGGGATCTGCGAGGCGAGGGCCAGGACCGGCGCCATGGAGCGGTGCGCGTCGTACAGGCCGTTGATCAGGTGCAGATTGCCGGGGCCGCAGGAGCCCGCGCAGGCGGCGAGCGTGCCAGTGATCTGGGCCTCGGCGCCGGCGGCGAAGGCGGCGGTCTCCTCGTGCCTGACCTGGATCCAGTCGATGCCGGGGGTCCGGCGGACGGCGTCGACGACGGGGTTGAGGCTGTCGCCGACGACACCGTAGAGGCGTTGCACGCCGGCTTTCACCAGGATGTCGACGAACTGCTCCGCCACCTTCTGCTTGGCCATGGGATGCGCACGCCTTTCGGGGAGACGGTCGGCCGGCCGCGCACGGTGCCGTACCCGCGCGGTGCCAGTTCCATCAACCCATGGGGTTCGCCGTTACGCCTCCCAGACGGTCACCGCCGTACGGTCGTCGGCGTACCCCTTCACCCTCAGGCAGGTGTCGGCGAGGTACTCGGCGAGGCCGGGCGGCCCGCTGCCGGCCCAGCGTTCGGCCAGTTCTTCGGCGAGGGCGGGCTCACCGCGCAGCGGGTCGGCGAGGCCGCCGCTGCACAGGAGGAGCGTGTCACCCGGGCGGGCCACGGAGGCCCGGAAGCGGAAGGGCTCCGTGGGCGGCAGGCGGTTCTCGACGTACGGGGCCGGGGGCGTCGGAATGCCGAGGTCCATGGTGAGCCGGTCACCCTCGGGTGTCTCGGACGGACGGCCGGGGCCGCCGGACGGGATCGACCCGAAGCCGACGACGGGCGCGCCGGTGACGGGGGCGGGCTCGGGGACGGCCGGCTCGATGTCCTGCCAGACACCGTCCCGCAGCCGGAACAGGCCGCCGCCGCCGATGCCGAAGAAGACCCTGGTCCGGCAGGCGGGGTCGGCGGGCAGGAGGAGGCAGCGCAGACCGACCGTGTACTCCTCCGGCGGCAGGCCGAGTTCGGACGCGCGGGCGCGGAGCCTGCCGTAACTGCGGTCGGTGAGGCGGTGCAGACCGGACTTGAGGTCGCCCCGGCTGCCCGCCCGTATGTCGTCCGCGAGGCGGGCGTGGCTGCGGCCGACGGCTTCACCGATCCAGTCGCAGGCGTCGGCGGCGGCCAGGTGCGCGCTCCCGGCGGCGCGGGCGCCGCCGGCCACGGCGACCAGCACGAGGGCGTCCGCGCCGCTGCCGAAGCGGGCGGTGATCAGAGCGTCGCGGCGGGGTTCGCCGCGGTAGCGGGCGGAGTCGCCGCGGACGGAGGCGGCGCGCAGGGTGTACGTGCCGTACCGGGCGCCGTCGAGCACGGTGTCGGGGACGAGCGCGCCGAGTTCGCGCGGGTCGGCGGCCGGGAGGGCGGTGGGCTCGGCGTCGTAGGTCGGCGGCCGGTCCCCGACGAACCCCGCGCGGGGCCGGTTCTCCCGGCCTCCCCGCTGCCGCCCGTCTCCGGACCCGGTGCTCTCGGGTAAAGCGCCGGCGCCGTACGGAGGGGCGGCCGCCGGCCCGGCCCCGGGCTGAGCGGGGTGCTTCGCCGGGCGGGCAGGGGCGGGAGCCGCGGACTTCGGCCCGGAGTGCGGTCCGGCGGGGTGTGCCGGCCGGGGAGGTACGGGCGCGGGTGGTCCGGGAGGGCGCGTCGGCTGCGGACGCACCGGCGCGGGCGGCCGGGCCCCGGAGGCTAGTACAGCGTCCTGGGGACCGCCGGCCTCGGGGGTCGCGCGGGGCGCGGGGACGGCACCGGGGAGCGGGCCGCCGGACGGCTCCGGCCCGGACTCCCCGCGGGCGGGCGGGACTTGGGGCACCTCGGGCGGCTCCCAGGGCGCACGCCGGCGTGCGATGCCGGGCGCCGTGGGGGGTGGCGCGGCGGGCGGGGGACCCGGCGCAGGGGGCCCGTGCGGTGGGGGCGCGGACGGCGGCGCGGTGGGCGGTGGCGACGGGGGCGCGGACGACGTCGGCGAGCGGGGTGGCGACGGCGGCGGAGGTCCGGACGGCGCCTGGGGCGCCTCGGGCGCCGGCGGCGGGGCGAGCCCGTCACGTACCGGCGTCGGCGCGGGCTCCTCACATACCGGCGTCGGCGCGGACGACCTGAGACCCTCACCTTCCGGCGGCCGCGCGGGCGGCGGCCCGAGTCCTTCGCGTGCCGACGGTGGCGGCGCGGGGGGCGCGAGCCCTTCGCGTGCGGGCGGTGGCGGCGACAACGTGTCCGCCGCCGAGTCGAAACGGGCGTCCAGAGTGTCACCGTCCTGCCGCCCGCGATTCGCGTCCGGGACGGGCTCGGTCTCGTACAGCCGGTTCCACCACTCGTCCTCGCCGGTGGCGCGCCTCTCCCCCTGCTGGCTCATGCCCCTATTGTCCACGTCAACCGCCTTACGAAAACGGGGCATCGGGAAAAATAAGTCCCCGGGCGATCCCGCCCCCACACTGGGACGCACGATATCGGGCGCATCGCTCCCTCCGGCGGAATACGTCGCAAACCCACTGTCGCCGGGGGTGGTTGATGCCGAGGAGACGTCACCTTGGCAGAGTGACGGGTGGTGCGGGGATGATGCGCGGGGCGGTTTCGCGCCGTGCGCCGCTTCCACCATGAGCCGCTGGGCAGGATCGGGGCGCGCGCGTGCGGAACCGGCGCGTCCGGGGAGGGGTGTGGAGGGTGCTGGGAGCCATTGGTCTCGACGAGGCGCAGGAGTCGGCGTACCGCGCGCTCGTCGCGCTCGGCGCGGCGGAGGTGTCCGACCTCGCGCACCGGCTGACGTTGCCGGAGGCCGATACGGAACGCGCGCTGTGCCGCCTGGAGCGGCAGGGGCTCGCGGCCCGGTCGTCCGCCCGTACGGGAAGGTGGGTGGCCGCGCCGCCCGGGGTCGCGCTCGGCGCGCTGCTGACGCGGCAGCGGCACGACCTGGAGCAGGCGGAGGCGACGGCGGCGCTGCTGGCGGCGGAGTACCGGGCGGAGGCGGCGGAACCCCCGGTGCACGACCTGGTCGAGGTGGTGACCGGCGCGAGCGCGGTGGCGCACCGCTTCGCACAGCTGCGGCTCGGCGCCACCGAGGAGGTGTGCGCGCTGGAGACGGCGCCTCCCGCCACGACCCGCGGCTCGGACCACGACAGCGACGGCGACGGCGACGGCGACGCACGGGACGGGACGGCCACGCGTGGCGTGCGGTACCGCGCGGTGTTCGAGCGGGAGGTTCTCACCGTGCCGGGCGGGATCGCCGGCCTGTCGGCGGCGCTGGGGCGCGAGGAGGTGCGGGTGGTGGACAAGGTGCCGACGCAGCTCGTGGTCGCGGACCGGACCATCGCGATGGTGCCGCTGACGGGGCGCGGCGCCGAGCCGGCGGCCCTCGTCGTACACGCGAGCGGGCTGCTGGAGTCACTGACGGGGCTCTTCGAGGCGGTGTGGCGGGACGCGCTGCCGTTGCGGCTGGGCGCCGACGGAGCGGTGTCGCCGGAGGGGCCGCCGGGCCCCGACGCCACGGATCTCCAGGTGCTGTCGCTGCTGCTGGCCGGGATGACCGACGCGAGCGTCGCCAAGCAGCTTGAGCTGGGCCTGCGGACGGTGCAGCGGCGGGTGAAGGGGCTGATGGAGCTGGCGGGTGTGACGACGCGGTTGCAGCTGGGCTGGCAGGCGTACGAACGCGGCTGGGTCGGCCGACGCTGACGCACGTCCACGGTGCTTGCGCCGACTCCGTACGGCCCGGCCCGGCCCGTGATCCGTTACGGTCGAGCCTCGGCGGGCACGCCCCGGGCGGCCCCGCCGACCTGCGGTGCCAGCCCGTGTCGCGCACGCTGGAGAGATGGGCGTGTGGCAGCTCCTCCTGGTCGGCCTCGTCATGCTGCTCGGCCTGCTCGGCGTGCTCGTACCAGGTGTTCCGGGGCAGGCCATCGTCTGGGCGGCCGTGCTGTGGTGGGCGCTGGAGGACAAGACGGTGCTCGCGTGGGGTGTCCTGATCGGCGCGACCGGCCTGCTGCTGCTCGACCAGGCGCTCAAACCCCTGCTGCCGGCCCGCCGCCCGCAGGAGTCCGGTGCGCCGCAGCGGACGCTCATGGTGGGCGGGATCGCCGCGATCGCCGGCTTCTTCCTGCTGCCGGTGGTGGGCGCGATCGCGGGGTTCGTCGGGGGCATCTACGCCGTGGAGCGGGCGCGGCTCGGCGGCCACGGCGGCGGCTGGGCCTCCACCCGTACGGTCATGCGTGCCATCGGCTACCCGGTGCTGGTGGAGCTGTTCGCCTGCCTGCTGGTGGTCGGCGCGTGGGCGGGCGTGCTGATCTGGGGCTGACCTCCGTCCGGCGCCCGGGGCGAGTCCTGCGGAAGTCCTACGTCGCGGAACCGATGTGCGGGGCGGGTCGCGCGTGTGACGCTGGCGTCATGACCGCATTCAGCGACGCCGAACGCGCGTACCTCAAGACGCAGCGCCTGGGACGGATGGCGACGGTCGACCCCGAGGGCCGGCCGCAGGCGAACCCGGTCGGTTTCTTCCCGCAGGACGACGGGACGATCCTGATCGGCGGCCACGCCCTCGGTACGACGAAGAAGTGGCGCAACCTCCAGGCGAATGCGCATGTCGCGCTGGTGATCGACGACATCGTGAGCCTGAGGCCGTGGGCGGTGCGCGGGGTGGACATCCGGGGCGAGGCCGAGCTGCTGACCGGGCCGCACGACCTGGGGCCGCACTTCAGTCAGGAGCTGATCCGGATCCACCCCCGGAAGATCCACAGCTGGGGTCTGGACTGAACCCCCGGGCGCGGTCGCCCCGCGCCCGCTGCGGGCGTTACGCCGCCGAGCGGTGCCGTACGGCGTACGACCGCCAGGGCCGCCAGGCGGCGGCCCGCGGTTCGCTCCGCTCGCCCGCGGCCTCGCTCTCCGCACCGTCCGGCGCGACGTCCGGGTCCCCGAGGGCGCGCATCCGGATGAGGCCAGCGGTCCGCGCGGTGATCCCCGGCAGCGCGCGCAGCGCCCGCTCCGCCTCGTCGCGGTCCGCTCCGGGATCCAGCCGTACGACCCCGTCCGCGAGCGCGGTCGCCAGCGTCCGCAACACCGGGTCCTCGGCCCCGGTGAGGGCGCCCGGCTCGGGGAAGACGTGCGTCAGGGTGCCGCACGGCTGGTCGAGGACCTTCCCGTACGTCTCGACGAGCCCGGCCGCCGCCTCCGGGCCGACCACTGCCCGTACCGCGAACTCGTCGGGGTCGGCGGCGCCCGGCGAGCGCAGTCCCGGCCTGGCGGCGACCAGCGGCGCCAGCTCCGGATCAGCGGCCAGCCGCTCGTCGACGGCGTACGGGTCTGCGTCCAGGTCGAAGAGCCGGCGCAGTCGCTGGACTGCGGTGGTCAGGTCGCGCAGGTCGGTGAGGTGGATGCGGGCGTCGAGCCATCCGCGGTGCGGCGCCTCGTCCACGGCGGCGATCGCCGTGCCGTACGGCAGACGCAGGGTGCGCCGGTACGTGCGGGCGCCGGGCTCGCCGGCCATCTCCTCCACGCGCGGTACGGCCTCGCT is part of the Streptomyces agglomeratus genome and encodes:
- a CDS encoding protein phosphatase 2C domain-containing protein; this translates as MSQQGERRATGEDEWWNRLYETEPVPDANRGRQDGDTLDARFDSAADTLSPPPPAREGLAPPAPPPSAREGLGPPPARPPEGEGLRSSAPTPVCEEPAPTPVRDGLAPPPAPEAPQAPSGPPPPSPPRSPTSSAPPSPPPTAPPSAPPPHGPPAPGPPPAAPPPTAPGIARRRAPWEPPEVPQVPPARGESGPEPSGGPLPGAVPAPRATPEAGGPQDAVLASGARPPAPVRPQPTRPPGPPAPVPPRPAHPAGPHSGPKSAAPAPARPAKHPAQPGAGPAAAPPYGAGALPESTGSGDGRQRGGRENRPRAGFVGDRPPTYDAEPTALPAADPRELGALVPDTVLDGARYGTYTLRAASVRGDSARYRGEPRRDALITARFGSGADALVLVAVAGGARAAGSAHLAAADACDWIGEAVGRSHARLADDIRAGSRGDLKSGLHRLTDRSYGRLRARASELGLPPEEYTVGLRCLLLPADPACRTRVFFGIGGGGLFRLRDGVWQDIEPAVPEPAPVTGAPVVGFGSIPSGGPGRPSETPEGDRLTMDLGIPTPPAPYVENRLPPTEPFRFRASVARPGDTLLLCSGGLADPLRGEPALAEELAERWAGSGPPGLAEYLADTCLRVKGYADDRTAVTVWEA
- a CDS encoding DUF456 domain-containing protein, with the protein product MGVWQLLLVGLVMLLGLLGVLVPGVPGQAIVWAAVLWWALEDKTVLAWGVLIGATGLLLLDQALKPLLPARRPQESGAPQRTLMVGGIAAIAGFFLLPVVGAIAGFVGGIYAVERARLGGHGGGWASTRTVMRAIGYPVLVELFACLLVVGAWAGVLIWG
- a CDS encoding DNA-3-methyladenine glycosylase 2 family protein, coding for MDEESKYEAVTSRDARFDGEFFFAVATTGIYCRPSCPAVTPKRANVRFYPTAAAAQANGFRACRRCRPDAVPGSADWNARADVVGRAMRMIGDGIVDREGVPGLAGRLGYSTRQVQRQLTAELGAGPVALARAQRAHTARVLLQTTALPVTEIAFASGFASVRQFNDTIRQIYARTPTLLRKESGTRTAGTGSGRGPSPARAAGIPLRLAYRGVYAAKEVFDLLASEAVPRVEEMAGEPGARTYRRTLRLPYGTAIAAVDEAPHRGWLDARIHLTDLRDLTTAVQRLRRLFDLDADPYAVDERLAADPELAPLVAARPGLRSPGAADPDEFAVRAVVGPEAAAGLVETYGKVLDQPCGTLTHVFPEPGALTGAEDPVLRTLATALADGVVRLDPGADRDEAERALRALPGITARTAGLIRMRALGDPDVAPDGAESEAAGERSEPRAAAWRPWRSYAVRHRSAA
- a CDS encoding helix-turn-helix domain-containing protein, whose protein sequence is MLGAIGLDEAQESAYRALVALGAAEVSDLAHRLTLPEADTERALCRLERQGLAARSSARTGRWVAAPPGVALGALLTRQRHDLEQAEATAALLAAEYRAEAAEPPVHDLVEVVTGASAVAHRFAQLRLGATEEVCALETAPPATTRGSDHDSDGDGDGDARDGTATRGVRYRAVFEREVLTVPGGIAGLSAALGREEVRVVDKVPTQLVVADRTIAMVPLTGRGAEPAALVVHASGLLESLTGLFEAVWRDALPLRLGADGAVSPEGPPGPDATDLQVLSLLLAGMTDASVAKQLELGLRTVQRRVKGLMELAGVTTRLQLGWQAYERGWVGRR
- a CDS encoding PPOX class F420-dependent oxidoreductase translates to MTAFSDAERAYLKTQRLGRMATVDPEGRPQANPVGFFPQDDGTILIGGHALGTTKKWRNLQANAHVALVIDDIVSLRPWAVRGVDIRGEAELLTGPHDLGPHFSQELIRIHPRKIHSWGLD